The nucleotide sequence GTGCGCAAATTGAACAATTACGAGCACATTTTCGTCTTCCACTCTAATTTATTGACCGTTTTAATTTAATTGGATGGCACAATTATCATTTTCCATGAGGCAGCCCAAGAAGATCCACAACTTAGACTTTTTATCACTTGTGCCAGAACCTACacattaaatttgtttttaataaaatgaccATGGTGATGAAATGGTTTACTTTTGAATTGGGATATTGTCGATAGGAGAAgaagtggaaatttatttaaatgtatAAATCCCACACAAAATTTAGTTTCAATTTTGTACATCATCCATTTGGTGAAAATAGcaaagaaaagacatttgagaagatatttcttttctttctgaTTTGATGAAGGTTGATTGATACCCGTATACGAGGGTGATAATTCTTCAATATTGCAGTGAGAATTTTAGTAATGTCGCGTTCACACTATCACGGCGCCAGTATTTTGATTGGCTTGAGAATTTTTTTGGGCGAGAACGATATTGAACATTGATTTATTTGGTCATCGAACCAACCACcaaaaattatctattaattGTGCGTGTATACTTGAACCGACAAATTTGGTTATGTGAAAGATATAAATATGAAAAGATCGAAAATTACAATTCAACAAACGTCGCCTTTTTCGGGCGCCACATTACTCAAAACGGAAGGAATATTCTTGTATTAACAAATTGCTGAGCCCCTACACTCAGAAATATATAATTGCTATATGGGAATTGAGTGTGTGATCATGTTTAGTATTATTAATGgatcattatttttttggtttataaCCCTATAACATGACCAATTTGCATATTGCGAAAGATGTAAAAGTTccgtatgacaaaaaaaatcagcaacATTAAACAACGCATTAGCTTTATATTTCCGTTTTGATTTGAATTTAATGAATCACTGCATATGATTcactattataataattttttatcagatTTCTGAGGATGTGAAAAGTAAAAGATATACCGTAAATACTCGGAAATGAGTCAATAAATgatagaatattttaataaacatAGCATAAAGACTTGGATTCATGAATTGTTTGGCTGCTTAGTAAGAGCCGCAGAGAAACAATGCTGGGATCACAAtggtttttgttttgtaaatatgttttcgaaactcCTTGtaagaatgagcgagataactttgaactagatttcactcactctcactgaaatatcaaacacttatttacaaaaaaaacattgcgCGTCGCTTTTTAGTTCTAATGACGTAAGTACAAtttcttttgtttgtaaacatcaaacgtcatgttttatttttagagTTTAATTTAAAGGTATTACTTTTAagttagaggaaaattactttcacaaagttgtaagcgggaaattttctataaaactgcgctaattagaatcTTCAGAAACACTCGGGAAActcgtaaaaaaaaatatctgttttgtgactCTTTGCCCCGGGCTCCCCTTTGTATTGTTATGTATTCATTTGTTGCAGTTGATATAAAAGATGTAAGATAAATAGAATTAGTAAAAGAGATTTATTagcgatttttcaaaaatgcgtTATTATAATACCTGAACtatgaaaatatcaaaattcttaTATAAATACTACAAAACCAATTGTGCACATCCCATAACTGTTTGTGATGTCCACATTATATGCAATGTAGACACCCttcaataaaattgcattttgaacCCCGAAGATTCCCAAATTGAGTGCAAAGAATACTCAGCTAATTGCGTAAACAACTtatacttcaaaaattcaaccgaataatgataaatttgtattttcttttgttGCAGAAAACCCAAAAGATTGGTCTGATCACGCCCTTTGGTGGCCAGCAAAAAACATCTGGTTGACCCGAACACGATCAACCCTCGATCAATGTGGTGTTCATGCTGATAGTCTTCTGCATTTCACACCAATGCACAAAACACTAAGGGTTCAGGTATGTTTTGCCACTCAACTAAGTAGAAAGAGATCATCTTTGATCTTTTGATCAGTATATTTGATCGTCTATCAGTCAATCATGATGGGGAAAAAGTTGATTTATCCATAGATTGTGGATGAATTTCTCAAAGAGTGCAACATATGGTGAACTACCTTATTTCAACCCAAAAGACCATATGATCATGGTGAGAGATCATTGCAATATGGTAGCCTCAAGAGATCACCTATGCAAATGTTGCGTCACTTTCGCAAATATTCATACATATACACACGATCGTGTGCAATGTTTGGATGATTGGAGAAGGAATGGCGCTGGTAAATAGCATTGAGAAGAAGGTTGCTATAGCGGCATATGTAttgagtgagattcttaaaaatctcaactattGCGGCTGTCACTGATTTTGACATTCTCTGATCGTGCTCAAACTTTGTCAAAGTATGCTTGGTTTAAGACTTTAAATCTCAATACCTTAAAAGCTTTTACGGTTTTGGACTAATgtcctagatacacttacgacttaagccgagagatgatatagtggaaaattatcgaaatgaagtttaacaattatgtcgaatataattacgctaagccgtctctcggctaatcctcatgcctgtcaaggccctaaggttACATATCGAGATTCTGGAGGATTTATTATACTCCTATCcttcttctaaaattttaaaaattttaactttataaGTTTATCAATATCGCAGCCCCAAAGTTCaagttaaaatttattaaattaaattaaattttcggataAGAATCACTAATGttataactaaaaaaaattctcgtggcatactaggggaaagtactctcccttcgaacgttcatgtcttcgaataatgtgaatttcttttatttaaaaaaaatcacatttttcgaAAACATGAAagttcgaagggaaagtactttcccctactatggaTTGGTATGAATTATTAGTACGAGGATTTCGGTCCAATACTTCtgcttctttattttctttattcaaGTTATGTTATTAGATTAACGGGTCCTTCCCTAAATCTGTAAAACATACTTTTAGTATGTTtagtatgaaaaaataaaacttagactttatatttttcaaacaaaaaataaacttaaCTTAATCGGACTTCATATGTAAGAAACCAAAATTAGAACCTGTACCGGCCGTTTAGCTCTTGATCTAATTATACATTGTAAAGCGTCCGACCTATATGACAATTGCTTATCCAGTCAACGACCGAACCCATCGATCCTAATCTTTCATCTTTATGACACGCCCGAACCCTCATCCCTAGGAACGAGCTAAAGGTCTGTAGTGCTTTTGTTCCAAACAATCGTctctgtttttaaataaatgagcaTAAGTCACCGCGGATAGTTCTCTCCGAAGAAGTTGAAAGAGAggggtctcggtagctcaatgggcaaagtgttggctttgtgacgcagaggccctcggttcgattcttgatcgaagcgcgtccggtgaataattagaaaacagtttttcaccgtctttaaaagctacaaactgaacgcaaaaatatcaagaagaatgtatgataaaagataagggagcaaaaaaaggatttgtgatggagcaaaaagaaaaatgatagaGAGAGATGAAAGGAACaaacatatgggaaaaaatGGCTATAttggacctgattgagtctgacagccaaaatGTAAAACAAGAGAGAGAAGTTGAAAGAGTAGTGGTTACTTTAGTTCCCCGTCCCGTCGTGGTGCCCATCAAGGCTTacattatttctatttaattgcAGCTCAACCAAGtattgatcttgatcttgaccTGACTTAAGCCGACAATAGACACAGATTGATCCTCGAGAATTCTCAGAGCTTAGCCTGAACCCTCAAATTTTGAGCTGAGTGTATTGACACGAATCCTCATTTTTCAAGCTGATTGCTAAGaagatccctgtgtctattttgggctttaggacCCGTTCCCTCTTGAACCTGTTACGAGCCACTATTCCTTTCTGGCCTTTGTTTTGTAGATCAATAGGCCATAAGTTATAGTACGTCAGAATTCAAGATGTCTTATCTTCGTTTTTGACTGGTCGAAATTGATCACCTTTTGTTCAAACGAAGGATCTCAAAATTATTGTAGTATTGTAAATGTTTTGGTATAAGAACCTAGAACACTTTCACCATATAGAGCGAGCTCCCTTTCTGTCTCCCTTATTCAATTATAGATAGAAGTTCTGGGAATAGGAACTATTTTATACAGAGGTTCTATTCAACGTTTCTAGACTCTCGTGACTTATgttgattttttacttttttatatatcatttttttctaaatttttaatacGTTTTATGATTTCTATCTCGAAACAACTGAATAGctattattttttacaaaaaaaatataataatttcccGGTAGAGGTGCTGACAACTGTTCTCAAGTCCTTAATCGAAAACTCTCCTATGTTCCCAAGTTGgcaaatatattgaaaatctcACCTATCATAAGGTGAACCAGGCTTATCATTTACTTTTTGTTTTCATTCcactttttttgtattttctctaTACTATGTCACATACATTTATTGATGTGTAAGAAAAGACAGAAAACAACAACCTGCATGAAATTGTTCGTCAATCCAAATATGGTGTTTCGTAGCTGAGAAacttcaatatttaatattgttaAAAAGAGTGCAGAAGTATATGCGAACTCTGATATAAGCTTGTATTGAATGTGCGATCTGTCCAAGAGAATCGCGGTGACAGCTCGTGAGGAGAGAAATCTCGTGGAATTTTATTACAAGACACACACGTTGCTATAATGGGACAAGAGGTGGAGGACACAAGACGGGAATGGAAAACCTGTGTGAGAAACACCTACAACAATTGCACCATGTGCAAACAAATTTAATGACTTTGACACAGTTAATTTAATACGCACGACCAATCAAAGTAGAATGCACTGAGATAAGAACTAAGACCAATCCTAAAGAACCTGCACCTCAACATGAAAAAGAATTCACAGGCCGACTCCAGCCTAAGTACGCAATATGAGTATCGCTCTTATAAAATTCCACACTATAGTACAAAACCTCTCTAATTAACCTGCGACCACACAAAAATCAAGCAAAATAAAATCATGTCACTCTCTAAATGCAGTCTTATTTTTTTGCACGGTTTTGTTACATGAAAACATTGTACATGACTTGGGAGATGCAAGAAATTGGAAGTCGCACCCATTTTTCCCTTCCATTCATAAAAGCATTTGGCGATTAATACGAAGTACAAACGTCCACACAAAATTCCAATCTTGCAAATCGATCTGCCTACACACGCGATAGATTGGTAGTCGAGTGTAGAAAGAggcttttcgatttttttttattattattattcctaCTCAGAAATTGTGAATTTGAAATAAGGTATATCCACCTTGTGATGACTTACAGTGTCCGGCGTTGAGATCAATATGGGAGGAATACATAATTCTCAttgagattttcttttatttagcaTTCTTATGCTGTGAAGTAAGTTTATTGAGAAGATGTTTGGGATGATGCAGAAATGACGCGGAAATTACAAGTCAGGTGTTATTCAGCgtaattgtattatttttaattatctttGCAATTCAAATAACATTAAAGAGTCAATTAAAAATGGATCTCTTGcgagaaatatttctttaatgcaGAAATCTTATGTTTAATCATCATTCTTTcactgtttttaattaaaaaattgacaaTTTAAATACCTAGAGATCgttctatttatttaattttatatggatttctctcccgaagtatgcGTTTAAGTGTTGATTCAATGTCAATGCTTTTAAAGGGAACATTTTAGCAATAATCTATTGGGGAAATATTAGGAAAGTTATTGGAATACAATTTCGGacaacaataaaatttctcatgTAACTTAATGTATCAAAtatctattgaaaaatagttCTGAGATATAATGTATATCCTGTAACCATGTGTTTTAGATAAGCTCAAAAACCAAATAAGATTAAGTGGAAAGATAGCACGACATTGATAAATATCATTTGCCCAAAAGGGACTGATGCCAATCTGAAACAATTTATTGCAGCTGCCAGATTTACGCTATTTGGACTGCCGTGTCGATTATTCCGCTAAAACCTTCAATGCTGTGGTCAATCTGTGCAAAGATCTGGGCATCAGACACCCCGAGGAGTTATCCCTTCATAAGCCCCTCGAACCGGCTTACCTGAAACGCAACTATGCCAGCATGCCGGCTCCTCGGGTGGCTGTAGATCAGAATGGCTATCTACAACCCCCTCCGGACACCAACACCTTCATCCCCACCCATTCTAGTGGCCTCCATGGCAGCAACGGCAGCCTGGAAAACAGCCACAATGGCGGCCCATTCAGCTGCGCCCCCGTGCACCATGCACCCTCGCCCCAGCGTCAGACCCACGTGACACCCATCAGTTCGCCCTCGGGCACGTGGAATCGCGGCACAAACGGCCACACCACGCTACTGCACGAGTCCATGTCTAGTCTGGGTGAGATCACGGAGAATCTGGCCTCGAGTCCCCGAGCCCCTAGCCCGGAGGCCCGATCGCGCCTTGTCAGGCCACGATCGCTGGTCGAGCGTGCAAGAATGAACGTAGGTTGGCTGGACTCGTCATTGTCCATCATGGAGCAGGGTATCAGGGAGTTTGATACACTCTGCCTCCGATTCAAATACTACACCTTCTTTGACCTCAATCCGAAGTACGATCAAGTAAGGATCAATCAGCTCTACGAGCAGGCAAAGTGGCAATTGCTAAATGAAGAAATTGACTGCACGGAGGAAGAAATGCTGATGTTTGCAGCACTTCAGGTAAATCTTTAGGCTCTGaccaaaaaatttctttaatcttgctttaaatttaaacccTATGATATTCACAGTTTAAAGTTTGATAATAACTtactttggaaaatatttctaaagtcaAATCACACTTTATCTTTCGGACATACTAATTTGCAAGGAGAAGAAAGTACTAGAAGTACTAGAAAAGTGCTGCCAACCTTGCGATtaaaaaactatgttttttctaTGATTTTAAATTGGCTGttactacttcatttttaaattgaaaaaatcttgTTCCAGCTCCAAGTGGGCCTTCAGAGTGAGGTTCAACAGCCCGATTCGGGCATTGATACATCGAGTTTAGACAATGGTGCTGATGATGACATCGATGCTGCCCTCAGTGAACTCCAGATAACATTGGAAGGACCCCACAATAAGAACAACGTCGGTGACATCACAACAATACCCGAACTAACGGACTATCTGCGATTTATGAAGTAAGACTCTCTCTTTAAGGTAAATTTTGCTCAATGACTCACTACCCTGAAATATTTCAGACCCAAGAAATTCGCATTGAAATCCTACAAGAGGTATTGGTTTGCATATCGTGATCTGCATCTGTATCTGTACAAGAGTCGCGAGGAGGCGAAAGGCGGtgatccggccattagaatcaATTTGCGTGGATGCGAAGTGACTCCGGAAGTTAATTTATCACAGGGCAAGTTCAATATCAAACTCGAGGTGCCACCGGAGTATTCTTCAGGGCCAAACAGCGAAATGTGGATCCGGTGTGAGCACGTAAGTTAGCTGTGATTTTTTTGCTTTAACTATTAGTGATTTccgttaaaaattcaaattttatatttaaaaaaactacacacagaaaaatcaTGTTTATTATAGTTTGTGTGTAGCCATGTGTAACAAGTTAGCCTTAGAATTTTCTGctctttgtaaaatttactttatCGGTTTTGGCTGTCAATATGacccaaatttaattaattttaataaattagtgcgaaaaaaacattttaaagtgaACTTTAACGTTGTATTTTGACTACTTTTTTTACAGTCTAAAATTGTTGATCGaacatttttgtacaaaaaaatcgtttgaacataaatttcataaacttGAAAGCAAAACAAAGTTTGTCACAcggttttttcttaaaaataaaaaaaaaaacttgaaaaaaactAGAATAAATGTTAAGAAAAGCCGAGTGTTTAATTGTAAATGTATTTCTTgcatttattttgcaaatttaaataaatgttatcCGAAAAAGAAACTGAAagcaaagtaaaaaaataatgataactacttaatttttcagaacttaatatttcttttagtaatatgtatttttcaaatttaacacaataaatgttttatttttaacaggAGGATCAGTATGCCAAATGGATGGCAGCATGTCGATTAGCATCGAAAGGTCGCTCCCTGGCAGACAGTTCGTATGAAAACGAAGTGACTAGCATAAAGTCCTTCCTTAGCATGCAGAAGCCCGTCAATGGACCCGTCATTAGTATAAATCCCGACAACATCGACCCCACAGACTATGTTGCACCGCGCTTCCTCAAGAAACTCAAAAGCAAGGCCGTCAATCGGATCCTCGAGGCACATGCCAATGTTA is from Phlebotomus papatasi isolate M1 chromosome 1, Ppap_2.1, whole genome shotgun sequence and encodes:
- the LOC129805837 gene encoding unc-112-related protein — protein: MIHVGDNTWNLRVFITDLQVEKTLRVRGDLHIGGVMLKLVDPENPKDWSDHALWWPAKNIWLTRTRSTLDQCGVHADSLLHFTPMHKTLRVQLPDLRYLDCRVDYSAKTFNAVVNLCKDLGIRHPEELSLHKPLEPAYLKRNYASMPAPRVAVDQNGYLQPPPDTNTFIPTHSSGLHGSNGSLENSHNGGPFSCAPVHHAPSPQRQTHVTPISSPSGTWNRGTNGHTTLLHESMSSLGEITENLASSPRAPSPEARSRLVRPRSLVERARMNVGWLDSSLSIMEQGIREFDTLCLRFKYYTFFDLNPKYDQVRINQLYEQAKWQLLNEEIDCTEEEMLMFAALQLQVGLQSEVQQPDSGIDTSSLDNGADDDIDAALSELQITLEGPHNKNNVGDITTIPELTDYLRFMKPKKFALKSYKRYWFAYRDLHLYLYKSREEAKGGDPAIRINLRGCEVTPEVNLSQGKFNIKLEVPPEYSSGPNSEMWIRCEHEDQYAKWMAACRLASKGRSLADSSYENEVTSIKSFLSMQKPVNGPVISINPDNIDPTDYVAPRFLKKLKSKAVNRILEAHANVKDLPLIESKLKFIQAWQSLPEYGVTLFVIKFDGHKKEELLGVASNRIMKMDLNTGDHLKTWRYNTMKAWNVNWEIKCMMVQFQDGNVVFSCLSADCKVIHEFIGGYIFMSMRSKETNQTLNEEMFHKLTGGWV